A DNA window from Haloactinospora alba contains the following coding sequences:
- a CDS encoding RodZ domain-containing protein — translation MAIVGVVVLFITLVALGGYFLYRSLPGTGDANGPDEPGTAADTQSVSSDDVLYITVVGDASDVLVRVPGGEVLTDSTMNNGEHVRYDEPRLDVTIGDPGAVRVYVNGQEKDISDKDSDHSFSVEAEQDP, via the coding sequence GTGGCCATCGTCGGAGTGGTGGTGCTATTCATCACTCTGGTCGCCCTGGGAGGGTACTTCCTGTACCGCTCCCTGCCCGGTACGGGCGACGCGAACGGCCCCGACGAACCCGGCACCGCCGCCGACACCCAATCCGTATCCTCCGACGACGTGCTCTACATCACGGTCGTAGGGGACGCCAGCGACGTGCTCGTGCGCGTTCCCGGTGGTGAGGTGCTCACCGACTCGACCATGAACAACGGGGAGCACGTCCGCTACGACGAACCCAGGCTGGACGTCACCATCGGCGACCCCGGTGCCGTACGGGTCTACGTCAACGGACAGGAGAAAGACATCTCGGACAAAGACTCCGACCACAGTTTCTCCGTCGAGGCGGAGCAGGATCCCTGA
- the cutA gene encoding divalent-cation tolerance protein CutA: MAERTPDAPHTRVETTTDSRSAAEALASSVIEHQLAACVQVNGPITSFYRWEGAVQHDEEWLVVAKTATDRLDDLVAHLNEVHGYDVPEIIAVPIQGGSTAYLDWVTDETRPSA, encoded by the coding sequence ATGGCCGAGCGCACACCCGACGCGCCGCACACCCGGGTGGAGACCACGACCGACAGCCGTTCCGCGGCCGAGGCACTCGCGAGTTCGGTCATCGAGCACCAGCTCGCCGCCTGCGTCCAGGTCAACGGCCCCATCACCAGCTTCTACCGGTGGGAGGGCGCCGTCCAGCACGACGAGGAGTGGCTGGTCGTGGCGAAGACCGCGACGGACCGGCTCGACGATCTGGTGGCGCACCTGAACGAGGTGCACGGCTACGACGTGCCCGAGATCATCGCCGTCCCGATCCAGGGCGGCAGCACCGCCTACCTGGACTGGGTCACCGACGAGACCCGGCCGAGCGCGTGA
- the pyrE gene encoding orotate phosphoribosyltransferase: MNDRELLLQHINTKAVVHGEVTLSSGQRADYYVDLRRVTLDGASAPLVGRALLDATADLDYEAAGGLTLGADPVGSAMSHAAAGRGGRLDAFIVRKEGKAHGLQRRIEGPDIAGRRVLAVEDTSTTGGSVLTAVEALRAAGAEVVGVAVIVDRGARDAVTREGLAYRSVFELSELDV, from the coding sequence ATGAACGATCGCGAACTTCTCCTGCAACACATCAACACTAAAGCCGTGGTGCACGGTGAGGTGACACTCTCGTCCGGCCAGCGGGCCGACTACTACGTGGACCTGCGCCGGGTGACGCTGGACGGGGCGAGCGCGCCCCTGGTCGGCAGGGCGCTGCTCGACGCCACCGCGGACCTGGACTACGAGGCGGCGGGCGGCCTGACGCTGGGGGCGGACCCGGTGGGCAGCGCCATGTCGCACGCGGCCGCCGGGCGCGGCGGCCGGCTGGACGCGTTCATCGTGCGCAAGGAGGGCAAGGCGCACGGACTGCAGCGCAGGATCGAGGGTCCCGACATCGCGGGACGGCGGGTGCTCGCGGTCGAGGACACGTCCACCACCGGTGGTTCGGTGCTGACCGCTGTCGAGGCGCTGCGTGCGGCCGGGGCCGAGGTCGTGGGGGTTGCCGTGATCGTGGACCGCGGGGCGCGGGACGCGGTGACCCGGGAGGGATTGGCGTACCGTTCGGTCTTCGAGCTGTCCGAGTTGGATGTCTGA